In the genome of Chelmon rostratus isolate fCheRos1 chromosome 12, fCheRos1.pri, whole genome shotgun sequence, the window GGCAGTTTTATGATGATGCATTGTCTTTTGCTATTTAAAACAGTCACGTTCAAGGGCTCTGGATCTACATGTTCTGAACTTAATACCACAGCAAGAGAGACAAATAGCACTTTCTATGCAAAAGTTGGCACAAAGAAAAGCGTCAGGTAATCATTTAACTGAtttattgaattattattgtcatttattgctcctttaaatcacatttcTGTACTTTCTAAGTGAATTTGTATCTCATCCCTGCAGCACTACAAGGTGGTTTAGTCAtgttcaaaacattaaaaacagtaaaaaaaaaaaaaagcttaaagtTTAACCTAACTCCAAACTGCGTTACTCTCAGCAGGTTGTTTGTCTTTCAGTCTTACCAGCACGTCTGGGGCAGAAACGTTCAATCGTTGCAGAGTCCTCGGTCCAGCTGACCTGGTTGCTGTGGTTACAGAAGATCAAGTCGTTCACCAGGTAGACGCGGAGAGAAGCACCAGAGGTTGAGACCTCTGAtcgctctcctccctccccgcTGCAGGTTTTGGCGTCACATCTAAAAGTGCTGTTGATGTGAGAGTCCAGTGTCCTGCAGGTCACCGAGAGGTTGCAGGAGTCTGAGGTTTTGGACACTGTCAGGTTCACTGGAGACACTGGATCTGAGGGGGGAAAGTTTGTGTGGAACGCCTTAGAAACATGGCAGCAGTAGCTCTGTATTAATGTCTGAAATGTTAACAAACCCACCTTGAATGCTGATGTTGTATTTAGTGAGAACGGTTCGTTTCCCTACCACTTGTGCAGTATAAACTCCTTCATCTGCCTCTTGTAGATTCTTCAGATTCAGGGAGTAATTTTTCACAGAAAACTCGATCCTTCCAGTGTAAAGAGGAGGGATTATTGGCTCTTTCTCAGGTATAAATCTTACCAAAACAACATCATTTGTAGCAAAGTTCCACATGACAATGGCATCTTCCTCAAAATCCTCAGCTGTCCTGGCATTCAGAAGCACATCCTTTCccttctgcacaaacacaggagtCACAGCACTGGACCCTGTAAAAACAAGAGACACATACAACAATGCAAATCATATGTAGTATGTTGTGACTCAGTCAGTACTGACTACAAACTCGACAGAACCCCTTCAGGCCCACAGTGATGTCACCTATACTATATTACAACGCACTTTTGGACTTACATAAAGAATCATGACATACATACTGTAATAATATCACTTTACTCCATTTCTGTCCTCTCAAACCAGTCCCTCTTCTTACACATATGATCACTTGGTTAAGTGTTTTGCATGGTTCTACATACAAAGGAAGGCTCATGAATCTCTGACTGATCTGGATCTGAAGTAACTCAGTTCATGACACGATAAAGAGGCCTGCTCACACATCATTGCTCCACCTGTTGTACCATTTATAACATTTACAGGGTTCTTATCTCACCTGGTGCCTGGATGCAGACCAGCAGTCCCAGTATGACACAGATAGACATTAGAGTTCTTGTCCAGTTGCTCTGCCTGACTTCAGTGATGTGTGCGTTCTGTTTAGCTGTAGCAGACGCATCGCAGGGTTAAAgtcatgatgtgttttttctgtcaaaacCACATAAACCTTCAGAATGTTGCCACATTTATTCTGAAAGTTTCTCTTTCAGCTTCGTGGAGATCTGGCGTTAAAGAGACTGTTATTATCTGTTTCAGCTAATCCTGCAGGCTTTTTAATGAATATTAGCAATATATTTATGCACTATTTATTGACTTAAGTGGATGTAGTTTTGCGTGTTGCATCACCcaggtgaaaaaaatattgtacttaaatcttactttttgaagaatgtactGAGGAcactttgtggtgtttttgttgcattccagtgtacttaagtgtactcaaCTCGTCCTTGAATACAACTTGGAAAATACCAGTGAAAATCACGAGTCAAGAGcagtcaaaacacacttgcagtactATTGTATcatatcaccaatgtgttggaagTATATTTAAATGATGTGAAATTAAAGTGCACTTTAAGTAACCATGACGTGcaaataagtacatttttcaCAAGGCACGTTATaa includes:
- the LOC121615452 gene encoding SLAM family member 9-like produces the protein MSICVILGLLVCIQAPGSSAVTPVFVQKGKDVLLNARTAEDFEEDAIVMWNFATNDVVLVRFIPEKEPIIPPLYTGRIEFSVKNYSLNLKNLQEADEGVYTAQVVGKRTVLTKYNISIQDPVSPVNLTVSKTSDSCNLSVTCRTLDSHINSTFRCDAKTCSGEGGERSEVSTSGASLRVYLVNDLIFCNHSNQVSWTEDSATIERFCPRRAGSEGVPAGISVCLVKTVVFSVGLIIMVSAVISVQMMEKKTKKQK